attcatcatttattaaacattagtAAGTAGtttataaatgctttattcttgatttataatatataatgtgtttaataattGTCTTTTCATACTTTGTTAATGATCAATTCATCATTCCTAAAATAAgttttacattatttacagaccAGTTATTAAGGAGTTGTCAGTGGTTCATAAGATCATTTAGTGGTGTGTAAGTAAATGattaataaactatttaaagatttatttataCATCTTATTATTTAGACAGAGTAATAAGTTAGTCAGTGTGTTAATAAATGCTTTATTAACACATCCCTACAGTAAGTAggcccgccatctactggctaaaaaaaatattggcccgCGGCCAAAGTTACTTGCCGACCCCTGATTTAGGAAGTGTAAGTAAAtgattaataaattatataaagatTCATTTATACATCTTATTATTTAGACAGAGTAATAAGTTAGTCAGTGTGTTAATAAATGCTTTATTAACACATTCCTACTGTTATTCATGATCAGTAGACTGCATTAGAAATTATTCAATTTAGGTTTAAGCAAGCCTGCAGGTTCCAAGCGAATCAAagtaatattaattataaaaaacaaaaagctgtttttatatgtttttaattattgcaTAAATTCCTTTATTGTATTGTAATAAAGAGACTAAGTAGTAATTATATTTGGTTATTAtcgcaaaaacaacaaatctaatggtggcaTCATGGCCTTAGACTTCTGGACTGTgtaatatgttgtgttttgaaaAATCATGGCATCTTACTTTTATTATCTAGACTTTGCaaaatcatttataaagattCATTGTTTTCTGTAACCTTCTTTCACACTGAAGCAAGAACACTAAGTTAATAAATGTCAGCTGTTTTATTGTTGCATAAATAAGAAcattataaaaaacaacaacacaataTTAGTCACAAGTAATAGAGTtacttaatttaaataaatacacaactGTTACAATAAAAAGAGAACAGATATCTTTAAAGGTGTAGATTAATGGTTAAGGTGTAAATGCCAAGATTTTAATTCTAACACTGTCTCTTAATGGTTTATAAATGGACAACCGAAAGATATTGCTGttgtatacactgcaaaaaaatgcagCTTGACAattcaattcaacctactattttaggTTTTGACTtatgataagttgacataacttgaaattgtttaacttaatttgttaagttatgGTACTGTAATGGTACGGTACTGAATGTATGAGATTTTGGAGTCAAGCAGGAATAAGCATTCAGAAGTCTTTAAAGCTTTAGTTTGTCTTGATAAAGGACTCATAGAGGGAGGTGAGCTGGGCCTTCAAATCCTGAGCATAGGGGTCCAGCTTTTCCTTCAGGTCTTCAGCATAGGGTGTCAGACTCTGTTGAACCATCTTTGCTCTCTCAGCAATCTGGGCTTGGAGATCCTCAGCCATTGGGTTCACGGTCTTCTGAAACTCCTGCAGATGTTGGTCCACTTTGTCCTTGATATCAGCGGTGTAGGGCTCCAGCTGAGCCTTCAGCTCCTTCACGCTCTCCTCCACGCTCCCCCTCAGCTCCTCACTTTTCTGGAGCAGAGTGGCCTTCAGGGTCTCAGAATCCAGGGAATCTGCGTATGGAGCCATGGCGGTCCTGAGATCCTCAACTCTCTGCTGAATTTGGCTCTTGATGTTGTCGGCATAGGGCTCCAGTTTGTCTCTCACTGTCAACAGGTCCTGACCCAGACGCTCTCGCAACACTTCAGCCTCCTTGGTGATTTTGGTCATCAGCTCTTCAGTCAGAGGATCCACATGTTTCTTGAGGGTGACGGCATATTCACTGGCCATATCAGCACTTTGTGTCAGTCGAGCACTGAcggaaaaaaaaagtttaatgtcaGTGGTACACaagaaatttattttaaaaatgctcttaaaaatgttcttGACTTACTTGACATCTTGCCCCAGTTGGGAATTCCTGATCATCTGGACGGTCTCCTCAGCGGTGTGCGTTGCTTTGGCAACATAACTCCAGAATGCATCAGTCAGCTGCTCCAGCTGTGGCTTGGGCTCATCAGCATAAAATAGGTTGGCTTGGCAACCTGTTTATAGAACAAGGCATTTCAGTTTTAAACAATATTGTTACATGTAAATTATAGTCAGCTACATTATGAATAATGCAAAGCAGACATTTCATATTGCTAAAATATTTAGGTTTCTTTCTGACCTGTAAATACAGCAAGGGCGAGCACCACAAGAACCTTCATGGTTTTATTTTCCACAGTGTCCAGTCTGAAGAACAAGTGAGGATGTAACTGTCACATATCTGTATTTATACAGCATAGTGAGGTGATTGCTGTAATGTAAACCCAAAGTCCAGTGGGTAGTGCCTTGCTGTCAGAACACTCCACATCATAACTTCTGACTCGACCTTTTATCACCATAGATCCTCGTATTCTTTACAGATAAGTGTGGGACTGTgaactttttttacaaaatgataTGAACGTTTGTAGAACCGAAACTTTATATAAGGAGGTTATTGCTTCATCACACTATAACTGtcattaaaataaagttttaaaagagACAAAATTCTAAATGTTATaccaaaacatttaatatttacaaatattacaaaaaagaaaatattgtcctgaattttgtatttaattaaAGGCACAGCAGCTAAGACAGAGCCTTGTTTTAACCTATATGATACCACACTTTCTTCACTCTCTGATAAGACGTGAAACGTCACTTAAAGCCTCTTGATTTTGTGTCTGCTGGCATTTTGTGCAGTGTTTCTCAGTCCCCGGCCCTTTAGCCCTGACTTAAGCAGTTCATAATGAAAAAACAGGCAATAAATGTGATAACATCAGCAGTATAAACAGTCACCAGTAGTGTTTCTCTGCTTTTTTATCAAATTATACTGTATGTAATTATTCATCAAATATGATCAGAAAGAGATGAGAGAAATTGCATTTCCCACCACTAGAGAGCGCTATAAATACACAGTGATGCTTTAAGTGCAAACATTTTTCATCTGAGGAAGTCAATATGCAGTATGGAGTGTTTAAATACaacatgattttattgttgCATTATACCAAAAACAGATTCACAACATTTGTAAACAGTTTCTTCAGCTCTTTATCTCCTCACTTGTCTGGATCAGAGTGTCATTTAATGTCTCAGAATCCAGGGAATCTGCATATGGAGCCATGGCGGCCCCGAGCTCCTCAACTCTCTGCTGTATTTGGCTCTTGATATTATCAGCGTAGGACTCAAGTTGGTCTTTCAATGTCATCAGAtcctgctccagaaggtctttTAAAACTTCAG
Above is a window of Paramisgurnus dabryanus chromosome 13, PD_genome_1.1, whole genome shotgun sequence DNA encoding:
- the LOC135727715 gene encoding uncharacterized protein; protein product: MKVLVVLALAVFTGCQANLFYADEPKPQLEQLTDAFWSYVAKATHTAEETVQMIRNSQLGQDVNARLTQSADMASEYAVTLKKHVDPLTEELMTKITKEAEVLRERLGQDLLTVRDKLEPYADNIKSQIQQRVEDLRTAMAPYADSLDSETLKATLLQKSEELRGSVEESVKELKAQLEPYTADIKDKVDQHLQEFQKTVNPMAEDLQAQIAERAKMVQQSLTPYAEDLKEKLDPYAQDLKAQLTSLYESFIKTN